DNA from Bordetella genomosp. 13:
AGCGACCACGTAGTCGCAGTCGTCGAACGCCGCGATGGTACGGCGCGCCAGCTCGCGCGCATTGCCGTAGTCGCCGCTGTTCAGGGCCGGCTGGCCGCAGCAGGTCTGCCCATCAGGAACGACGACCGTGCACCCGGCCTGTTGCAGCAACTCGACCGTGGCGAAGCCGACGGACGGCCGGAACAGGTCGACCAGGCACGTGACGAACAGCCCGACGCGCGGCTCGCGGGCCGCTGCGCCGCCGGTGGCTGACGAGGCGTAGAGCTGTCGCACCCTTTTATCTCCTCTTTCCTGCGATTTTCTGGTTTATCTGTTTGATTGGCTCGACTGGACTGATTGGTCTGACCATTCAGGCCAGAGAGTAATGAGCCTACAAACGGATGTCAACAATCGTTTGTCTATTGCGAATATCGGACTTATGGATGGGGAAAACCCGAATGAACTCAGCCTAGAAAGTGCCTGGCATGGCCACCCCAACGCTACAATCCCATGACCGCGGTGAGTAAAGCAGGAACACGGCGAATGTCCTGCGCGGTGCCGGAAGCAGGCCGGCTGCATCTATACCCATAACCGCATCCACAAGCTGGCCTATGACGTTTGAACCCGTGCAGTCCTATACGCGCGTCCGTCTGTCGGATGTCGTGTCAGACCAGATCAAAGCCTTGATTGCCAAGGGCGAACTCAGCCCCGGCCAGCGGCTGCCCGCCGAGCGCGACCTGTCCGTCCAGCTGAACGTGTCGCGGGCATCGCTGCGCGAAGCGCTGGTGCGCCTCGAGGCCGACCGCTATATCGTGTCCGAAGGGCGCGGCGGCTTCGTCGTGGCGGACATCACCAACGAATTCGTCTCGAACCCGCTGGCGGAACTGATCATGCAGCGGCCCAGCGCCAGCGTCGACGTGCTGGAATTGCGCATGGGCATGGAAGGGTTGGCCACGGAGCTGGCCACGCAGCGCGCCACCCGGCATGACAAGGACAAGATCCGCGACGCCTTCGAAACGCTGCGCGCCCATACGCTGAAGATCGAACGAGCCCAGCTGGCGGCTTACGATGCCCGCTTCCACCTGGCCATTGCCGCGGCCACGCACAACTTCGCCATCATCCACGTCATGAACGGCCTGCACGGGCTGGTGCGCGAATCGATGCACAAATCGCACGGGCTGTTCGACTACGACCGTGACGTGGAGCTGCATCTGCTCGAGCAGCACGAGCACATCTTCGACAGGGTGATGTCGGGCGATGCCGGCGGCGCGCGCAAGGCCGCCGAAGAGCATTTGATCTACGTGCAGACCTTGTACGAGCGGCACGCGGCCACGCATGGCGAGCTGACGCGCGATCAACTGGCCGGCATCGCAAGAGGCGCG
Protein-coding regions in this window:
- a CDS encoding FadR/GntR family transcriptional regulator — encoded protein: MTFEPVQSYTRVRLSDVVSDQIKALIAKGELSPGQRLPAERDLSVQLNVSRASLREALVRLEADRYIVSEGRGGFVVADITNEFVSNPLAELIMQRPSASVDVLELRMGMEGLATELATQRATRHDKDKIRDAFETLRAHTLKIERAQLAAYDARFHLAIAAATHNFAIIHVMNGLHGLVRESMHKSHGLFDYDRDVELHLLEQHEHIFDRVMSGDAGGARKAAEEHLIYVQTLYERHAATHGELTRDQLAGIARGARAVAMRSGGEPH